From Solea senegalensis isolate Sse05_10M linkage group LG19, IFAPA_SoseM_1, whole genome shotgun sequence, the proteins below share one genomic window:
- the znf653 gene encoding zinc finger protein 653 yields the protein MAHSPTELESSLDADQAGEQVRGILRRCRGRPRLTDSDRAQRRLESRKKYDVRRVYLGESHKLWSELRRRTSLSDAGLAEYLILLNSTYGEKYQQKYSGKKIAPEVSVKQKKGRRERVSNLQSLVCWYQDHCHSCPHEPQLKALEPQPNFSTAALWQCESNHSFVQYLFSPPREASESEQEEEEDEGVNSDDNAEKTELVAAKGTESRRKRNETHKQFKDVDENVDVPEEHQTTTSPIKEDAALNLQSSSEAPSRDVPLIGQAVWEMEMEQQQGSPSSAFHSIPSEGEAEDLGQDSDAGVEEEIRTTPDNYDCVTMTTALADKQEKTDEDPVLSQTLSGSLELSAQTVPASVQEQSELFDPETVQTVVSNCEIPEQRAALEGSQLIIITGSSYEALASEGIQLNVGGGDMEEVTCTVIGGVAYNQVCACDSKIRTAEDEDSMTGLSDKQLLQPTDDSLELSSDRELQRSSVRSKRSRRGPVIEADGMLKMFHCPYEGCSQVYVAISSFQNHVNLVHRKGRTKVCTHPGCGKKFYLSNHLHRHMIIHSGVRDFICETCGKSFKRKNHLEVHRRTHTGETPLQCEICGYQCRQRASLNWHMKKHTSEAHYNFTCEFCDKRFEKLESVKFHKLKSHPDKQAT from the exons ATGGCGCATAGCCCGACAGAGTTGGAGAGTTCCCTGGACGCCGACCAAGCTGGGGAACAAGTCAGAGGTATTTTGAGGCGCTGCAGAGGACGACCCAGACTCACAGACTCTGACCGGGCTCAGAGACGCCTCGAATCCCGAAAGAAGTACGACGTGCGGAGGGTTTACCTGGGAGAGTCACATAAGCTGTGGAGTGAGCTCCGCAGACGGACCAGCCTGAGTGATGCGGGATTGGCAGAGTATCTGATCCTGCTCAACTCTACATATGGAGAAAAATACCAGCAGAAATACAGCGG GAAGAAGATTGCTCCTGAGGTCTCagtgaaacagaaaaaag GCAGGAGGGAGCGAGTGTCAAACCTCCAGAGCCTGGTGTGTTGGTACCAGGATCACTGCCACTCCTGTCCCCACGAGCCACAGCTCAAAGCTCTAGAGCCTCAGCCCAatttctccactgctgctctctggCAATGTGAATCAAACCACTCGTTTGTGCAGTACCTTTTCTCACCTCCAAGGGAGGCAAGTGAatcagagcaggaggaggaggaggacgagggtgTCAACAGCGATGACAATGCTGAAAAGACAGAATTGGTTGCAGCTAAAGgcacagagagcaggaggaagagaaacGAGACTCACAAACAATTCAAAG ATGTGGATGAAAACGTGGATGTTCCTGAGGAACATCAAACAACCACAAGCCCAATCAAAGAAGATGCAGCTCTAAACCTCCAGTCCAGTTCAGAGGCTCCTTCCAGGGATGTTCCACTTATAGGGCAGGCTGTGtgggagatggagatggagcaACAACAAGGCTCCCCCTCTTCAGCATTTCACTCCATTCCCTCAGAAGGAGAGGCTGAGGATCTGGGACAAGACAGTGATGCTGGGGTAGAGGAAGAAATAAGGACTACACCAGATAATTATGATtgtgttaccatgacaacagccTTAGCTGACAAACAGGAGAAGACAGATGAGGACCCGGTGCTGTCACAGACCTTGAGTGGCTCTTTGGAGCTGAGTGCTCAGACAGTCCCAGCGTCCGTGCAGGAGCAGAGTGAGCTGTTTGACCCCGAGACTGTGCAGACGGTGGTGAGCAACTGTGAGATACCTGAGCAGAGGGCGGCTTTGGAAGGCTCACAG TTAATTATCATCACCGGCTCCAGTTATGAGGCGCTCGCGTCGGAGGGAATCCAGCTCAATGTGGGTGGTGGAGACATGGAGGAAGTCACATGCACTGTCATCGGGGGCGTCGCCTACAATCAGGTTTGCGCTTGCGACTCAAAAATCAGGACGGCAGAGGATGAAGACTCCATGACAG gtCTGAgtgacaaacagctgctgcagcccaCAGATGACTCTCTAGAGCTGAGTAGTGACAGAGAACTGCAGCGGAGCAG tgtCAGGTCAAAGAGGAGCAGACGAGGCCCAGTCATCGAGGCTGACGGGATGCTCAAGATGTTCCACTGTCCTTACGAGGGCTGCAGTCAAGTTTATGTAGCCATTAGCAGCTTTCAG AATCACGTGAACCTAGTTCACAGGAAAGGGAGGACCAAGGTTTGCACTCATCCAGGCTGTGGGAAAAAGTTTTACCTTTCAAATCACCTGCATCGCCATATGATCATCCACTCAG GAGTGAGAGATTTCATCTGTGAGACGTGTGGAAAATCGTTTAAGCGTAAGAATCACCTGGAGGTTCACAGGCGGACGCACACGGGGGAAACGCCACTTCA ATGTGAAATCTGTGGCTACCAGTGTCGCCAGCGTGCGTCTCTGAACTGGCACATGAAGAAACACACTTCAGAAGCCCACTACAACTTCACCTGTGAGTTCTGTGACAAGAGGTTTGAGAAGCTGGAAAGTGTTAAATTCCACAAGCTGAAGAGCCACCCAGATAAACAGGCCACCTGA